A single Larimichthys crocea isolate SSNF chromosome VIII, L_crocea_2.0, whole genome shotgun sequence DNA region contains:
- the LOC104935752 gene encoding G2/mitotic-specific cyclin-B2-like isoform X2, translated as MSSVEARAALPAAENPLKMVKSTAAGLRRAALGEITNCAGAGQRPGRGKASSKPSCVQKSKPAAVLPAVRVQAAADRLPPVSEESADVSMKDEDELCQAFSEALLTVQDVDEDDADLPQLCSQYVKDIYSYLHVLEVQQAVRANYMQGYEITERMRALLIDWLVQVHSRFQLLQETLYLTVAVLDRFLQVQPVSRRKLQLVGVTAMLVACKYEEMYAPEVGDFAYITDNAFTKSQILEMEQVVLRTLNFELGRPLPLHFLRRASKVASSDVERHTLAKYLMELTLLDYDMVHYRPSEVAAASLCLSQLLLDELPWSPTQQHYSTYDEAHLKPIMQHIAKNVVTANDAKSKFQAVKTKYSSSKLMKISLIPQLKSATIRNMAAALLDKP; from the exons ATGTCGTCTGTGGAGGCTCGCGCTGCG CTTCCCGCCGCAGAGAACCCGCTGAAGATGGTTAAAAGCACCGCGGCAGGTCTGAGGAGAGCCGCTCTGGGAGAGATCACCAACTGTGCTGGAGCCGGACAG AGGCCGGGTCGAGGCAAAGCGTCCTCCAAACCATCGTGTGTCCAGAAGTCCAAACCCGCCGCGGTTCTGCCGGCCGTCCGGGTCCAAGCCGCTGCAGATCGTCTCCCTCCAGTTTCAGAGGAGTCAGCTGACGTGTCCATGAAGGACGAGGACGAGCTGTGCCAGGCGTTCTCTGAGGCGCTGCTCACCGTGCAGGACGTGGACGAGGACGACGCGGACCTGCCTCAGCTCTGCTCACAATACGTCAAAGACATCTACAGTTACCTGCACGTCCTGGAG GTGCAGCAGGCCGTACGAGCAAACTACATGCAGGGTTACGAGATCACCGAGCGCATGCGAGCTCTGCTGATCGACTGGCTGGTCCAGGTCCACTCCAGgttccagctgctgcaggagacTCTGTACCTCACAGTTGCCGTCCTGGATCGGTTCCTCCAG gtcCAGCCGGTCTCTCGCAGGAAGCTGCAGCTCGTCGGCGTGACGGCCATGCTGGTGGCCTGTAAATACGAGGAGATGTACGCTCCGGAGGTCGGAGACTTCGCCTACATCACGGACAACGCCTTCACCAAGTCCCAGATTCTGGAGATGGAGCAGGTGGTTCTGAGGACCCTGAACTTTGAGCTGGGACGGCCTCTTCCTCTGCACTTCCTCAGACGAGCCTCCAAGGTGGCCAGT tcTGACGTGGAGCGCCACACGCTGGCCAAGTACCTGATGGAGCTGACCCTCCTCGACTACGACATGGTTCACTACCGGCCCTCTGAGGTCGCCGCCGCCTCGCTGTGTCTGtcccagctgctgctggacgAGCTGCCGTGG tctcccACACAGCAGCACTACTCGACCTACGACGAGGCCCACCTGAAGCCGATCATGCAGCACATCGCCAAGAACGTGGTGACGGCGAACGACGCCAAGTCCAAGTTCCAG GCCGTGAAGACGAAGTACTCGAGCAGCAAGCTGATGAAGATCAGCCTCATTCCTCAGCTCAAGTCTGCGACCATCAGGAACATGGCGGCCGCTCTGCTCGACAAACCCTGA
- the cars1 gene encoding cysteine--tRNA ligase, cytoplasmic isoform X1 yields MSTSAEPAFEFGFLLQINEEAALAVALNDYLTSRSYLAGFSPSQVDQKAFKLLHRPPDPRHVHALRWYRHIAALQQDLVPDGSMKGKRVQPPWSPPAGTDVPQLRLYNSLTRTKEPFVPQKGNKVTWYCCGPTVYDASHMGHARSYISFDILRRTLRDYFKYDVLYCMNITDIDDKIIKRARQNYLLDQYKEKKPQAAQILQDVLSAREPFQAHLVSTTDPDKKQMLERLDAAVTAALQPLQAAMEGKAAAEVVQPLAQVLLENSKDLLSDWLDKQFGSQVTENSIFSILPKYWEGEYHKDMEALNVLPPDVLTRVSEYVPEIVEFVEKVVSNGYGYESNGSVYFDTSKFDTSPQHSYAKLVPEAVGDQKALQEGEGDLSISADRLSEKKSPNDFALWKASKPGEPSWDSPWGKGRPGWHIECSAMAGSILGESMDIHGGGFDLRFPHHDNELAQSEAFFENDYWVRYFLHTGHLTIAGCKMSKSLKNFITIKDALAKNTARQLRLAFLMHSWKDTLDYSSNTMESAVQYEKFMSEFFLNVKDILRAPTDITGRFEKWEAAEMELNNSFYDRKAAVHEALCDNIDTRTVMDEMRVLIGHSNSYIASRKSAKMKPNRMLVESIAVYLTNMMKIFGAIEESVYIGFPVRGQSENIDLESTVMPYLTVLSEFREGVRNIAREQKVMQLLQLCDVVRDDTLPELGVRLEDHEGLPTVVKLVDKETLLKEREEKKQMEEEKKRKKEEAARKKQEQEMAKLAKMKVAPSQMFLTETDKYSKFDETGFPTHDMEGKELSKGQAKKLRKLYEAQEKLHNEFLQMNLNGN; encoded by the exons ATGTCCACCTCAGCAGAGCCAG CCTTTGAGTTTGGCTTCTTGCTACAGATAAATGAGGAGGCCGCGCTGGCAGTGGCCCTGAATGACTACCTCACCTCACGCAGCTACCTGGCTGGGTTCAGCCCCTCCCAGGTGGACCAGAAAGCCTTTAAGCTCCTCCACAGGCCCCCCGACCCGCGACACGTTCACGCTCTGCGCTGGTACAGACACATAGCCGCCCTGCAGCAGGACCTCGTCCCTGACGGCAGCA TGAAGGGGAAGCGGGTTCAGCCTCCGTGGTCTCCACCAGCAGGAACAGACGTTCCCCAACTTCGACTCTACAACAGCCTGACGAGAACGAAG GAGCCGTTCGTTCCTCAGAAAGGGAACAAAGTCACGTGGTACTGCTGCGGACCGACGGTGTACGACGCCTCACACATGGGACACGCCAG GTCCTACATATCTTTTGATATTCTGCGACGGACGCTGAGGGACTACTTCAAGTACGACGTCCTCTACTGCATGAACATCACAGACATCGACGACAAA ATCATTAAACGGGCTCGGCAGAACTACCTCCTGGACCAGTACAAGGAGAAGAAGCCACAAGCTGCTCAGATACTGCAGGACGTCCTGAGTGCCAGAGAG ccCTTTCAGGCTCATCTGGTTTCGACGACAGACCCGGATAAGAAGCAGATGCTGGAGAGGCTGGACGCTGCTGTGACAGCTGCTCTGCAGCCCCTGCAGGCGGCGATGGAGggcaaagcagcagctgaggtCGTACAACCTCTGGCCCAG GTGCTGTTGGAGAACTCGAAGGACCTGCTGTCTGATTGGTTGGACAAACAGTTTGGAAGTCAAGTCACGGAGAACTCGATCTTCTCCATTCTGCCTAAATACTGGGAGGGCGAGTACCACAAAGACATGGAGGCGCTGAAC GTTCTTCCTCCAGACGTCCTCACTCGAGTCAGTGAATACGTGCCCGAGATCGTGGAGTTCGTGGAGAAGGTTGTCTCGAATGGTTACGG GTATGAATCGAACGGCTCGGTGTACTTTGACACGTCTAAGTTTGACACCAGTCCACAGCACTCGTACGCCAAACTGGTGCCCGAGGCGGTCGGAGATCAGAAAGCTTTACAAGAGGGAGAGG GTGACTTGAGCATCTCTGCTGACAGATTAAGTGAGAAAAAGTCTCCCAATGACTTCGCCTTGTGGAAAGCCTCCAAGCCCGGAGAGCCTTCATGGGACTCTCCGTGGGGGAAG GGACGGCCCGGCTGGCATATTGAATGTTCGGCCATGGCTGGCTCCATCTTGGGTGAGTCCATGGACATCCACGGTGGAGGGTTCGACCTTCGGTTCCCTCATCACGACAACGAGCTGGCTCAGTCTGAG GCTTTCTTTGAGAACGATTACTGGGTCAGATACTTCCTGCACACCGGTCACCTGACCATCGCTGGCTGCAAGATGTCCAAGTCTCTGAAGAACTTCATCACCATCAAGGACGCGCTGGCGAAGAACACAG CTCGACAACTCCGCCTGGCTTTCTTGATGCATTCCTGGAAAGACACGCTGGACTACTCGTCCAACACGATGGAGTCCGCCGTCCAGTACGAGAAGTTCATGAGC GAGTTCTTCCTGAATGTCAAAGACATTCTGCGCGCGCCGACCGACATCACCGGGCGCTTCGAGAAGTGGGAGGCAGCCGAGATGGAGCTCAACAACAG TTTCTACGACAGGAAAGCCGCCGTCCACGAGGCTCTGTGCGACAACATCGACACTCGCACCGTCATGGACGAGATGAGAGTCCTGATCGGCCACAGCAACAGCTACATCGCCAGCAGGAAGAGCGCCAAGATGAAGCCCAACCGCATGCTGGTGGAGAGCATCGCCGTGTATCTCACCAACATGATGAAG ATCTTCGGGGCTATCGAAGAATCCGTGTACATCGGCTTCCCAGTGAGAGGACAGAGCGAGAACATCGAC CTGGAGAGCACGGTGATGCCGTACCTCACGGTGCTGTCGGAGTTCAGAGAGGGCGTCCGAAACATCGCCCGAGAGCAGAAag TGATGCAGCTACTGCAGCTGTGCGACGTCGTCCGCGATGATACGTTACCCGAGCTCGGAGTCCGACTGGAAGATCACGAAG GTCTGCCGACTGTGGTGAAGCTGGTGGACAAAGAGACTTTACTGAAGGAGcgagaggagaagaagcag atggaagaggagaagaagaggaagaaggaagaagccGCGAGGAAGAAACAGGAACAAGAG atgGCCAAACTCGCCAAGATGAAGGTCGCTCCATCCCAAATGTTCCTCACAGAAACTGACAAGTACTCCAAGTTTGACGAAACG GGTTTCCCCACTCATGACATGGAAGGGAAGGAGCTGAGCAAAGGACAGGCCAAGAAGCTGCGTAAGCTGTACGAGGCTCAGGAGAAGTTACACAATGAGTTTCTTCAGATGAACCTAAATGGAaactga
- the cars1 gene encoding cysteine--tRNA ligase, cytoplasmic isoform X2, protein MSTSAEPVKGKRVQPPWSPPAGTDVPQLRLYNSLTRTKEPFVPQKGNKVTWYCCGPTVYDASHMGHARSYISFDILRRTLRDYFKYDVLYCMNITDIDDKIIKRARQNYLLDQYKEKKPQAAQILQDVLSAREPFQAHLVSTTDPDKKQMLERLDAAVTAALQPLQAAMEGKAAAEVVQPLAQVLLENSKDLLSDWLDKQFGSQVTENSIFSILPKYWEGEYHKDMEALNVLPPDVLTRVSEYVPEIVEFVEKVVSNGYGYESNGSVYFDTSKFDTSPQHSYAKLVPEAVGDQKALQEGEGDLSISADRLSEKKSPNDFALWKASKPGEPSWDSPWGKGRPGWHIECSAMAGSILGESMDIHGGGFDLRFPHHDNELAQSEAFFENDYWVRYFLHTGHLTIAGCKMSKSLKNFITIKDALAKNTARQLRLAFLMHSWKDTLDYSSNTMESAVQYEKFMSEFFLNVKDILRAPTDITGRFEKWEAAEMELNNSFYDRKAAVHEALCDNIDTRTVMDEMRVLIGHSNSYIASRKSAKMKPNRMLVESIAVYLTNMMKIFGAIEESVYIGFPVRGQSENIDLESTVMPYLTVLSEFREGVRNIAREQKVMQLLQLCDVVRDDTLPELGVRLEDHEGLPTVVKLVDKETLLKEREEKKQMEEEKKRKKEEAARKKQEQEMAKLAKMKVAPSQMFLTETDKYSKFDETGFPTHDMEGKELSKGQAKKLRKLYEAQEKLHNEFLQMNLNGN, encoded by the exons ATGTCCACCTCAGCAGAGCCAG TGAAGGGGAAGCGGGTTCAGCCTCCGTGGTCTCCACCAGCAGGAACAGACGTTCCCCAACTTCGACTCTACAACAGCCTGACGAGAACGAAG GAGCCGTTCGTTCCTCAGAAAGGGAACAAAGTCACGTGGTACTGCTGCGGACCGACGGTGTACGACGCCTCACACATGGGACACGCCAG GTCCTACATATCTTTTGATATTCTGCGACGGACGCTGAGGGACTACTTCAAGTACGACGTCCTCTACTGCATGAACATCACAGACATCGACGACAAA ATCATTAAACGGGCTCGGCAGAACTACCTCCTGGACCAGTACAAGGAGAAGAAGCCACAAGCTGCTCAGATACTGCAGGACGTCCTGAGTGCCAGAGAG ccCTTTCAGGCTCATCTGGTTTCGACGACAGACCCGGATAAGAAGCAGATGCTGGAGAGGCTGGACGCTGCTGTGACAGCTGCTCTGCAGCCCCTGCAGGCGGCGATGGAGggcaaagcagcagctgaggtCGTACAACCTCTGGCCCAG GTGCTGTTGGAGAACTCGAAGGACCTGCTGTCTGATTGGTTGGACAAACAGTTTGGAAGTCAAGTCACGGAGAACTCGATCTTCTCCATTCTGCCTAAATACTGGGAGGGCGAGTACCACAAAGACATGGAGGCGCTGAAC GTTCTTCCTCCAGACGTCCTCACTCGAGTCAGTGAATACGTGCCCGAGATCGTGGAGTTCGTGGAGAAGGTTGTCTCGAATGGTTACGG GTATGAATCGAACGGCTCGGTGTACTTTGACACGTCTAAGTTTGACACCAGTCCACAGCACTCGTACGCCAAACTGGTGCCCGAGGCGGTCGGAGATCAGAAAGCTTTACAAGAGGGAGAGG GTGACTTGAGCATCTCTGCTGACAGATTAAGTGAGAAAAAGTCTCCCAATGACTTCGCCTTGTGGAAAGCCTCCAAGCCCGGAGAGCCTTCATGGGACTCTCCGTGGGGGAAG GGACGGCCCGGCTGGCATATTGAATGTTCGGCCATGGCTGGCTCCATCTTGGGTGAGTCCATGGACATCCACGGTGGAGGGTTCGACCTTCGGTTCCCTCATCACGACAACGAGCTGGCTCAGTCTGAG GCTTTCTTTGAGAACGATTACTGGGTCAGATACTTCCTGCACACCGGTCACCTGACCATCGCTGGCTGCAAGATGTCCAAGTCTCTGAAGAACTTCATCACCATCAAGGACGCGCTGGCGAAGAACACAG CTCGACAACTCCGCCTGGCTTTCTTGATGCATTCCTGGAAAGACACGCTGGACTACTCGTCCAACACGATGGAGTCCGCCGTCCAGTACGAGAAGTTCATGAGC GAGTTCTTCCTGAATGTCAAAGACATTCTGCGCGCGCCGACCGACATCACCGGGCGCTTCGAGAAGTGGGAGGCAGCCGAGATGGAGCTCAACAACAG TTTCTACGACAGGAAAGCCGCCGTCCACGAGGCTCTGTGCGACAACATCGACACTCGCACCGTCATGGACGAGATGAGAGTCCTGATCGGCCACAGCAACAGCTACATCGCCAGCAGGAAGAGCGCCAAGATGAAGCCCAACCGCATGCTGGTGGAGAGCATCGCCGTGTATCTCACCAACATGATGAAG ATCTTCGGGGCTATCGAAGAATCCGTGTACATCGGCTTCCCAGTGAGAGGACAGAGCGAGAACATCGAC CTGGAGAGCACGGTGATGCCGTACCTCACGGTGCTGTCGGAGTTCAGAGAGGGCGTCCGAAACATCGCCCGAGAGCAGAAag TGATGCAGCTACTGCAGCTGTGCGACGTCGTCCGCGATGATACGTTACCCGAGCTCGGAGTCCGACTGGAAGATCACGAAG GTCTGCCGACTGTGGTGAAGCTGGTGGACAAAGAGACTTTACTGAAGGAGcgagaggagaagaagcag atggaagaggagaagaagaggaagaaggaagaagccGCGAGGAAGAAACAGGAACAAGAG atgGCCAAACTCGCCAAGATGAAGGTCGCTCCATCCCAAATGTTCCTCACAGAAACTGACAAGTACTCCAAGTTTGACGAAACG GGTTTCCCCACTCATGACATGGAAGGGAAGGAGCTGAGCAAAGGACAGGCCAAGAAGCTGCGTAAGCTGTACGAGGCTCAGGAGAAGTTACACAATGAGTTTCTTCAGATGAACCTAAATGGAaactga
- the LOC104935752 gene encoding G2/mitotic-specific cyclin-B2-like isoform X1, with protein MSSVEARAAQLPAAENPLKMVKSTAAGLRRAALGEITNCAGAGQRPGRGKASSKPSCVQKSKPAAVLPAVRVQAAADRLPPVSEESADVSMKDEDELCQAFSEALLTVQDVDEDDADLPQLCSQYVKDIYSYLHVLEVQQAVRANYMQGYEITERMRALLIDWLVQVHSRFQLLQETLYLTVAVLDRFLQVQPVSRRKLQLVGVTAMLVACKYEEMYAPEVGDFAYITDNAFTKSQILEMEQVVLRTLNFELGRPLPLHFLRRASKVASSDVERHTLAKYLMELTLLDYDMVHYRPSEVAAASLCLSQLLLDELPWSPTQQHYSTYDEAHLKPIMQHIAKNVVTANDAKSKFQAVKTKYSSSKLMKISLIPQLKSATIRNMAAALLDKP; from the exons ATGTCGTCTGTGGAGGCTCGCGCTGCG CAGCTTCCCGCCGCAGAGAACCCGCTGAAGATGGTTAAAAGCACCGCGGCAGGTCTGAGGAGAGCCGCTCTGGGAGAGATCACCAACTGTGCTGGAGCCGGACAG AGGCCGGGTCGAGGCAAAGCGTCCTCCAAACCATCGTGTGTCCAGAAGTCCAAACCCGCCGCGGTTCTGCCGGCCGTCCGGGTCCAAGCCGCTGCAGATCGTCTCCCTCCAGTTTCAGAGGAGTCAGCTGACGTGTCCATGAAGGACGAGGACGAGCTGTGCCAGGCGTTCTCTGAGGCGCTGCTCACCGTGCAGGACGTGGACGAGGACGACGCGGACCTGCCTCAGCTCTGCTCACAATACGTCAAAGACATCTACAGTTACCTGCACGTCCTGGAG GTGCAGCAGGCCGTACGAGCAAACTACATGCAGGGTTACGAGATCACCGAGCGCATGCGAGCTCTGCTGATCGACTGGCTGGTCCAGGTCCACTCCAGgttccagctgctgcaggagacTCTGTACCTCACAGTTGCCGTCCTGGATCGGTTCCTCCAG gtcCAGCCGGTCTCTCGCAGGAAGCTGCAGCTCGTCGGCGTGACGGCCATGCTGGTGGCCTGTAAATACGAGGAGATGTACGCTCCGGAGGTCGGAGACTTCGCCTACATCACGGACAACGCCTTCACCAAGTCCCAGATTCTGGAGATGGAGCAGGTGGTTCTGAGGACCCTGAACTTTGAGCTGGGACGGCCTCTTCCTCTGCACTTCCTCAGACGAGCCTCCAAGGTGGCCAGT tcTGACGTGGAGCGCCACACGCTGGCCAAGTACCTGATGGAGCTGACCCTCCTCGACTACGACATGGTTCACTACCGGCCCTCTGAGGTCGCCGCCGCCTCGCTGTGTCTGtcccagctgctgctggacgAGCTGCCGTGG tctcccACACAGCAGCACTACTCGACCTACGACGAGGCCCACCTGAAGCCGATCATGCAGCACATCGCCAAGAACGTGGTGACGGCGAACGACGCCAAGTCCAAGTTCCAG GCCGTGAAGACGAAGTACTCGAGCAGCAAGCTGATGAAGATCAGCCTCATTCCTCAGCTCAAGTCTGCGACCATCAGGAACATGGCGGCCGCTCTGCTCGACAAACCCTGA